From Crassaminicella indica, one genomic window encodes:
- a CDS encoding cation diffusion facilitator family transporter, with the protein MKEKGVYAIDMDNKERLKLGNKIMCITIVLNVLLTIFKIGVGFIGGSTAIIADGLHSASDIITSIGVIVGMFLASKPRDEKHQYGHEKAESIAGFFLAAILILTGINIGFRSIKMIYLNHYQIPHIYTGIVAFISIIIKEYQFRITMNAAEKLSSNAMMSDAWHHRSDAFSSIAALIGIIGARLGYGFLDPLAGIIVSMIVVKVGIGLLLSSVDELMDGAIDQEKMKQIKKQIEMIEGIKSVTDFRGRKHGSKAFIDIKICVDPLISVYMGHNIGEKAEELILSQIKNAKEVIVHIDPCDNKKCDKICKK; encoded by the coding sequence ATGAAAGAGAAGGGTGTGTATGCCATAGATATGGATAATAAAGAAAGATTGAAACTAGGCAATAAAATTATGTGTATTACGATTGTTTTAAATGTGTTACTTACAATATTTAAAATAGGTGTTGGTTTCATAGGTGGTAGTACTGCTATTATAGCAGATGGACTTCATTCGGCTTCAGATATTATTACTTCCATTGGTGTGATTGTTGGTATGTTTTTAGCATCTAAGCCAAGAGATGAAAAACATCAGTATGGGCATGAAAAAGCAGAATCAATAGCAGGCTTTTTTTTAGCAGCAATTTTAATTTTGACAGGAATCAATATAGGCTTTAGATCTATAAAAATGATTTATCTGAATCATTATCAGATTCCACATATCTATACAGGAATTGTTGCATTTATTTCTATTATTATAAAGGAGTATCAATTTAGAATTACTATGAATGCTGCTGAAAAATTAAGCAGCAATGCCATGATGAGTGATGCTTGGCATCATAGATCAGATGCTTTCTCATCTATTGCAGCGCTTATTGGTATAATAGGTGCAAGGTTAGGATATGGGTTTTTAGATCCATTAGCAGGAATTATCGTTTCAATGATTGTTGTAAAGGTAGGTATAGGTCTATTGCTTTCCTCTGTAGATGAATTGATGGATGGGGCGATTGATCAAGAAAAAATGAAACAAATAAAAAAACAAATAGAAATGATTGAAGGAATAAAAAGTGTAACAGATTTTAGAGGTAGAAAACATGGATCTAAAGCTTTTATTGATATAAAAATTTGTGTTGATCCACTTATTTCTGTATATATGGGACATAATATTGGAGAAAAAGCGGAAGAATTGATTTTGTCTCAGATTAAAAATGCAAAAGAAGTGATTGTTCATATAGACCCTTGTGATAACAAAAAATGTGATAAAATCTGCAAAAAGTAG
- a CDS encoding tRNA threonylcarbamoyladenosine dehydratase codes for MELHAFSRTELIIGTENLEKLKNSKVAIFGIGGVGTFVAEGLARSGVGSFVLVDDDDVCITNINRQIHALRSTVGRSKVELMKERILDINPNAKVEIYKMLYTAKTAEELLKDEYDYVVDAIDMVSSKLDLVERCFNRGIKIISSMGAGNKLDPTRFEITDIYKTSICPLAKVMRKELRKRGVKKLKVVYSKEEPIKLKMVKDEACFAKRQIPGSIAFVPSVAGLIIASAVVRDLIEL; via the coding sequence ATGGAATTACATGCTTTTTCTCGTACTGAATTGATTATAGGTACAGAAAATCTAGAAAAACTAAAAAATAGCAAGGTTGCTATATTTGGAATTGGTGGAGTAGGAACTTTTGTAGCAGAGGGACTTGCAAGATCAGGAGTAGGAAGCTTTGTTTTAGTAGATGATGATGATGTATGCATTACTAATATCAATCGTCAAATCCATGCATTAAGAAGTACTGTTGGAAGATCTAAGGTAGAACTTATGAAAGAGCGTATACTTGATATTAATCCAAATGCAAAGGTAGAAATATATAAAATGTTATATACAGCAAAAACAGCTGAAGAGTTATTAAAAGATGAATATGACTATGTGGTAGATGCTATCGATATGGTATCGTCAAAATTAGATTTAGTAGAAAGGTGTTTTAATAGAGGAATTAAGATAATCAGCAGCATGGGTGCCGGAAATAAGTTAGATCCTACTCGATTTGAAATCACGGATATTTATAAAACTTCTATTTGCCCTTTAGCAAAAGTTATGAGAAAAGAGTTAAGGAAAAGAGGGGTAAAGAAGTTAAAGGTAGTATATTCTAAGGAAGAGCCTATAAAACTTAAAATGGTAAAAGATGAAGCGTGTTTTGCTAAACGTCAGATTCCAGGAAGTATAGCCTTTGTACCTTCTGTGGCAGGACTGATTATTGCTTCTGCTGTAGTAAGAGATTTAATAGAGTTGTAA
- a CDS encoding transporter substrate-binding domain-containing protein, with the protein MFKKNSKKLLAVLLMVCMVFAFSGCTEKKSSADEALGKVEQIKKAGKIVVGTCADYPPYEFHKEIDGEDTIVGFDIEIAKAVAEELGVELEIKDMKFDGLLPALVADKIDFIAAGMSATKERAESVDFTKPYYNEEQKILVKKELADKIKTKEDLKGLKIGAQKATTQEEIASSIEGAEVKGLSKITDLVLELTNDKIDGIILVGPVADAYAKQNDNLAVPELYFKNDNDKGVSIAVNKGNEDLVKVINQTLDKLIKEEKIKQFVVKATELANE; encoded by the coding sequence ATGTTTAAAAAAAATAGCAAAAAATTATTAGCAGTATTATTAATGGTATGTATGGTATTTGCATTTTCAGGATGTACAGAGAAAAAAAGCAGTGCAGATGAAGCTTTAGGAAAAGTGGAACAGATCAAAAAGGCAGGAAAGATTGTAGTTGGTACATGTGCAGATTATCCACCTTATGAATTTCATAAGGAAATTGATGGCGAAGATACAATTGTAGGATTTGATATTGAGATTGCAAAAGCAGTTGCAGAGGAGCTTGGTGTTGAGCTTGAAATTAAAGATATGAAATTTGATGGATTATTGCCAGCACTTGTTGCAGATAAAATTGATTTTATTGCAGCAGGGATGTCAGCAACAAAAGAAAGAGCAGAAAGTGTTGATTTTACAAAACCATATTATAATGAAGAGCAAAAGATATTAGTGAAAAAAGAGTTGGCAGATAAAATAAAAACAAAAGAAGACTTAAAGGGATTGAAAATAGGAGCTCAAAAAGCAACTACACAAGAAGAAATTGCTTCAAGTATTGAAGGAGCAGAGGTAAAAGGACTTAGCAAAATTACTGATTTAGTATTAGAATTAACAAACGATAAAATCGATGGCATTATTTTAGTAGGACCAGTAGCAGATGCTTATGCAAAACAAAATGATAATTTAGCTGTTCCAGAGCTTTATTTTAAAAATGATAATGATAAAGGTGTTTCTATAGCGGTTAATAAAGGCAACGAAGATTTAGTTAAAGTCATTAATCAAACATTAGATAAATTAATAAAGGAAGAAAAAATCAAGCAGTTTGTTGTAAAAGCAACAGAGCTAGCTAATGAATAA
- a CDS encoding amino acid ABC transporter permease: MDIVFLTKYYKFFISGTGVTLFLSFFGVIFGVIFGIFLALMKMSKKAVLRFPSVAYIELVRGTPLLVQLFIVYYGLPLLTGVEFPDLMLAIIAVSLNSAAYVAEIIRAGIQSIDKGQMEAARSLGMTNAMAMRYIIIPQAFKNILPALGNEFIVLVKESAIVSVVGIYDLMYRADTVRGISFKPFAPLVIAAIIYFIITFTLSKLVGNLERRLNASDSHN; this comes from the coding sequence TTGGATATAGTATTTTTAACAAAATATTATAAGTTTTTTATTAGTGGAACAGGTGTTACTTTATTTCTTTCTTTTTTTGGCGTTATTTTTGGTGTTATTTTTGGTATTTTCTTAGCTTTGATGAAGATGTCTAAAAAAGCAGTGTTAAGATTTCCTTCTGTAGCTTATATTGAATTAGTAAGAGGAACGCCTCTTTTGGTGCAATTATTTATTGTTTATTATGGATTACCTTTATTAACAGGGGTAGAATTTCCAGATTTAATGCTTGCAATTATTGCTGTATCCCTCAATAGTGCAGCTTATGTAGCAGAAATTATTCGTGCAGGGATTCAATCTATTGATAAAGGACAGATGGAAGCTGCAAGATCTTTAGGAATGACTAATGCAATGGCTATGAGATATATTATTATTCCTCAAGCCTTTAAAAATATTTTACCAGCACTTGGAAATGAATTTATTGTATTGGTGAAAGAATCAGCTATTGTTTCCGTTGTTGGTATTTATGATTTAATGTATCGAGCAGATACAGTAAGAGGAATATCCTTTAAGCCTTTTGCACCGTTAGTTATTGCGGCGATTATTTACTTTATTATTACATTTACCCTTTCAAAATTAGTGGGGAACCTTGAGAGGAGGTTGAATGCTAGTGATTCACATAACTAA
- a CDS encoding amino acid ABC transporter ATP-binding protein produces MIHITNLNKSFGDIHVLKGINEHIKKGEVVVIIGPSGSGKSTFLRCLNLLEEPTSGDIVFEGVSIMGKTNDINKQREKMGMVFQQFNLFPHMTVLENITLAPIKVKKIEKAEAEKIAFRLLKRIGLFDKANSYPNQLSGGQKQRIAIARALAMSPDVMLFDEPTSALDPEMVGEVLDVMKELAAEGMTMVVVTHEMGFAREVATRVLFMDEGKIVEEASPQEIFENPKHPRTKDFLGKVL; encoded by the coding sequence GTGATTCACATAACTAATTTAAATAAAAGCTTTGGTGATATTCATGTTTTAAAAGGTATAAATGAACATATTAAAAAGGGAGAGGTTGTAGTTATTATTGGTCCAAGTGGGTCAGGTAAAAGTACTTTTTTAAGATGTTTAAATCTTTTAGAGGAGCCTACTAGTGGAGACATTGTTTTTGAAGGCGTTTCTATTATGGGTAAAACAAATGATATAAATAAGCAAAGAGAAAAAATGGGAATGGTATTTCAGCAGTTTAATCTATTTCCACATATGACAGTCCTTGAAAATATTACTCTTGCGCCAATAAAAGTAAAAAAAATAGAAAAAGCAGAAGCAGAGAAAATTGCGTTTCGTCTATTAAAGAGAATTGGTCTTTTTGATAAAGCAAATAGTTATCCAAATCAACTATCAGGAGGGCAAAAACAAAGAATAGCTATTGCGAGAGCCTTAGCCATGTCACCAGATGTAATGCTTTTTGATGAACCAACTTCAGCTCTAGATCCAGAAATGGTTGGAGAAGTATTAGATGTAATGAAGGAATTAGCAGCAGAGGGGATGACTATGGTAGTAGTTACCCATGAGATGGGATTTGCAAGAGAAGTTGCAACAAGAGTGCTTTTTATGGATGAAGGAAAAATTGTGGAAGAAGCTTCACCACAAGAAATATTTGAAAACCCTAAACATCCGAGAACAAAAGATTTCTTAGGAAAAGTATTATAA
- the sleB gene encoding spore cortex-lytic enzyme, with translation MKKNTMIVCFTLIMSFLIGIFFIDIIYADILSWGSRGEEVRIVQTKLKNWGYYYGQIDGIFGKKTYQAVVKFQKKNGLLVDGKVGAQTRRALGIPQKGISAKYNETVKISQKKLKQWGYYKGAVDGIYGPKTYDAVTKFQRKNGLRVDGIIGPDTRKALGIIEKPSKTEYMSTSGGVSRNDDIHLLAMAIHGESRGEPYVGQVAVGAVILNRVKNPSFPNSIAGVIFQPGAFTAVNDGQIYLTPNEESYKAARDALNGWDPTGGAIYYWNPATATSKWIWTREVTLKIGKHWFAHE, from the coding sequence TTGAAGAAAAATACAATGATTGTGTGTTTTACCTTAATTATGAGTTTTTTAATAGGTATATTTTTTATAGATATCATTTATGCAGATATTTTATCATGGGGGTCTCGTGGGGAAGAAGTAAGAATAGTTCAAACAAAATTGAAAAACTGGGGCTATTATTATGGTCAAATAGATGGGATTTTTGGAAAAAAAACTTATCAGGCTGTAGTGAAGTTTCAAAAAAAGAATGGACTCCTCGTAGATGGAAAAGTAGGAGCACAAACAAGACGTGCATTAGGAATTCCTCAAAAAGGAATTTCAGCAAAATATAATGAAACTGTAAAAATTTCACAAAAAAAGTTGAAGCAGTGGGGATATTATAAAGGTGCAGTTGATGGTATATATGGACCGAAAACATATGATGCAGTTACAAAATTTCAAAGGAAGAATGGACTAAGAGTTGATGGTATTATAGGGCCAGATACAAGAAAGGCATTAGGGATTATTGAAAAACCATCTAAAACAGAATATATGTCTACAAGTGGAGGTGTTTCGAGAAATGATGATATTCATCTTTTGGCGATGGCTATACATGGAGAGTCGAGAGGAGAGCCTTATGTAGGACAAGTCGCTGTGGGGGCAGTTATTTTAAATAGGGTAAAGAATCCTTCTTTTCCTAATTCTATTGCAGGAGTTATTTTTCAGCCGGGTGCTTTTACAGCAGTAAATGATGGACAAATTTATTTAACTCCTAATGAAGAGAGCTATAAGGCAGCGAGAGATGCACTTAATGGATGGGATCCAACAGGTGGAGCAATTTATTATTGGAATCCTGCTACTGCTACAAGTAAATGGATATGGACGAGGGAAGTTACGTTAAAGATTGGAAAACATTGGTTTGCACATGAGTAA
- the ypeB gene encoding germination protein YpeB has translation MKKSFLILLGVLLIGTGIWGYTQYEQNRENKIFLENQFNRMFHDMVVDVENIQVNLSKVMVTGTPKQNVLLFSDITHLCYDAQEKLSQLPIAHKNVSRTEKFLSQVGDLSAALARKNLEGKPLSQKEKETLEELHNYSNYLSKEYITLQDNMAKQGMYIGELRKKANEKLKKANKNMLSTSFINIEEKMQKYPELIYDGPFSEHVRKRKVNLTERKIEKGEIEKIVENFLDDSIKYEVNFISETDYGTIPVYVLELKSKKREKAITMAVTKRGGHVLWLLDPKKINEAKISEQEGIRIAQDFLKERGYENMIPTYSLKYDGQLFINFAYMQDNVIIYTDLIKVKVGLDEGKIVGFDVEGYLMNHRERNILKPKVTIKEAREKVSIYAKNSKPRLAIIPTEGGEEVLCYEFKAEYKEDTFLIYINAQTGEEQKILQVIIKDNGVLML, from the coding sequence ATGAAAAAAAGTTTTTTAATATTATTAGGGGTACTACTTATAGGAACAGGGATTTGGGGATATACGCAGTATGAGCAAAATAGGGAGAATAAGATTTTTTTAGAGAATCAATTTAATAGAATGTTTCATGATATGGTGGTAGATGTAGAAAATATACAAGTGAACCTTTCGAAAGTTATGGTTACGGGAACACCAAAACAAAATGTATTATTGTTTTCAGATATTACTCATCTTTGTTATGACGCTCAGGAAAAATTAAGTCAACTTCCAATTGCTCATAAAAATGTGAGCAGAACAGAAAAATTTTTAAGTCAAGTAGGAGATTTGAGTGCAGCTTTAGCTAGGAAAAATCTCGAAGGAAAGCCTTTAAGTCAAAAAGAAAAAGAAACTTTAGAAGAACTTCATAATTACTCAAATTATTTATCTAAAGAATATATTACATTACAGGATAATATGGCAAAACAGGGAATGTATATAGGTGAATTAAGGAAAAAGGCAAATGAAAAATTAAAAAAGGCCAATAAAAATATGCTGAGTACTAGTTTTATAAATATAGAAGAAAAGATGCAAAAGTATCCTGAATTAATTTATGATGGTCCTTTTTCAGAACATGTAAGGAAAAGAAAGGTAAACCTGACAGAAAGAAAGATAGAAAAAGGAGAAATAGAAAAAATAGTAGAAAATTTTTTAGATGATTCTATAAAGTATGAAGTGAATTTTATTAGTGAGACGGATTATGGAACTATACCTGTATATGTATTAGAATTAAAATCAAAAAAAAGAGAAAAAGCTATTACAATGGCAGTTACTAAAAGAGGTGGTCATGTTTTGTGGCTGCTTGATCCTAAGAAAATCAATGAAGCTAAAATATCGGAGCAAGAAGGAATAAGGATTGCTCAGGATTTTTTGAAAGAAAGAGGCTATGAAAACATGATACCTACTTATTCATTAAAGTATGATGGACAACTATTCATTAATTTTGCATATATGCAGGATAATGTTATCATTTATACAGATTTGATTAAGGTAAAAGTTGGATTAGATGAAGGGAAAATTGTAGGCTTTGATGTGGAAGGCTATTTGATGAATCACCGTGAAAGAAACATTTTGAAACCTAAAGTAACTATAAAAGAGGCAAGAGAGAAAGTGAGTATTTATGCGAAAAATTCAAAGCCAAGACTTGCTATCATTCCAACGGAGGGTGGAGAGGAGGTTTTGTGTTATGAATTCAAAGCAGAATATAAAGAGGATACATTTTTAATATATATTAATGCACAAACAGGAGAAGAACAAAAAATATTACAGGTGATTATAAAAGATAATGGTGTATTAATGCTGTGA
- a CDS encoding MBL fold metallo-hydrolase, with the protein MRLERLIVGMLETNGYILYDENMLEALIIDPGDEAKTFVEYISRNRLKPIGIILTHYHYDHIGAVLDLRKKYSMPVYIHKKDEEGLKDPCINHSVSSFRKSISIIPDQTLKDGDTIKTSWVTLEIIHTPGHTPGGICIKVKNKNIIFTGDTIFNIDLGRTDLEGGDYHAMKNSIRNKVSKWSDDMMIYPGHGDLASMADVKKKNMEYLDIIKRR; encoded by the coding sequence ATGCGATTAGAAAGACTTATTGTTGGAATGTTAGAAACAAATGGATATATTCTTTACGATGAAAATATGTTGGAAGCTTTGATCATTGACCCAGGAGATGAAGCTAAGACTTTTGTAGAGTATATTAGTAGAAACCGATTAAAACCTATAGGTATTATTCTTACACATTATCATTATGATCATATAGGAGCTGTATTGGATTTGAGGAAAAAATATTCTATGCCTGTATATATTCATAAAAAAGATGAAGAAGGATTAAAAGATCCTTGTATCAATCATTCAGTAAGTAGCTTTAGAAAATCTATTTCTATTATTCCAGATCAAACATTAAAGGATGGAGATACAATAAAAACTTCATGGGTAACTTTAGAGATTATTCATACTCCTGGGCATACACCTGGAGGTATTTGTATAAAGGTAAAGAATAAAAATATAATATTTACAGGAGATACGATTTTTAATATTGATTTAGGAAGAACGGATTTAGAAGGTGGAGATTATCATGCAATGAAAAATTCTATTAGAAACAAGGTTTCTAAATGGAGTGATGATATGATGATTTATCCTGGTCATGGAGATCTTGCTTCTATGGCAGATGTAAAGAAAAAGAATATGGAATATTTAGATATAATAAAAAGAAGATGA
- a CDS encoding GerAB/ArcD/ProY family transporter, whose translation MNKEVISNTHGISLIVLFIIGSSSVFIMGLEAGKDLWLAIIFAIFMAIPFSLIYIKLHNIFHDKNLFDIIEICFGKILGKGIILLFTCFMFYWTSDVLVNFGNFISTISLIETPKIIPMIFLLILCAWVVKEKIEVLGRWSAFLLIVAIFIIFLAIILLIPKMNINNILPIFNNGIHPIVKGALNTFSFPFSQIIAFSIVFSSFNEKKSSYKIYIIGLLLGGFILFIISSTNILVLGINEASRVHYPTYHTFSRINIGNTFQRTEAIILIIFVLGGFVKISILLLCTCKGIAQTFNCKDHRFIIIPVSLLVINLSYFQYDSVMHYSKFQTDTWFYFTFPFQGIFPIILFIIAILKKKAFFNN comes from the coding sequence ATGAACAAAGAAGTTATTTCTAATACACACGGTATCTCTCTAATTGTTTTGTTTATAATAGGTTCTTCATCAGTTTTTATAATGGGACTAGAAGCTGGAAAAGATTTATGGTTAGCCATCATTTTCGCAATATTTATGGCAATCCCTTTTTCCCTAATATATATCAAACTTCACAATATTTTTCATGATAAAAATTTATTTGACATCATTGAAATTTGCTTCGGAAAAATACTAGGAAAAGGAATTATACTATTATTTACTTGCTTTATGTTTTATTGGACATCTGATGTTTTAGTTAATTTCGGTAATTTCATAAGTACAATTAGTCTTATAGAAACTCCAAAAATTATCCCAATGATCTTTCTTTTAATTCTATGTGCATGGGTGGTAAAGGAAAAAATTGAAGTTTTAGGCAGATGGAGCGCATTTTTGCTAATTGTAGCAATTTTTATTATATTTCTTGCAATTATTTTATTAATTCCTAAAATGAATATAAACAACATTTTACCTATATTTAATAATGGTATTCATCCAATTGTCAAAGGTGCATTGAATACTTTTTCATTTCCATTTTCTCAAATTATTGCATTTTCAATAGTTTTTTCTAGCTTTAATGAAAAAAAATCTTCTTATAAAATTTATATTATAGGATTGCTTTTAGGAGGGTTCATATTATTCATTATTTCTTCAACCAATATTTTAGTGTTAGGAATCAATGAAGCATCACGTGTACACTATCCTACTTATCACACTTTTTCAAGAATCAATATAGGCAATACCTTTCAAAGAACAGAAGCTATTATTTTAATTATATTTGTCTTAGGTGGTTTTGTTAAAATCAGTATATTATTATTATGCACTTGTAAAGGAATTGCACAGACCTTTAACTGTAAAGATCATAGATTTATTATAATCCCTGTTTCTTTACTTGTAATTAATTTATCTTATTTTCAATATGATAGTGTCATGCATTATTCCAAATTTCAAACAGATACATGGTTTTATTTTACTTTTCCTTTTCAAGGTATTTTTCCTATTATTCTATTTATTATTGCTATTTTAAAAAAGAAGGCCTTCTTCAATAACTAA
- a CDS encoding spore coat protein CotJB has protein sequence MHKERLDMLLKVMELEDCCVDLNLYLDTHPTDQNALMQYNTYACQLMALKNQYECIYGPLSNFGSAQSQYPFRWIEDPWPWEIEY, from the coding sequence ATGCATAAAGAAAGATTAGATATGCTTTTAAAAGTCATGGAATTGGAAGACTGTTGTGTAGACTTGAATCTATATCTTGATACACATCCTACAGATCAAAATGCACTCATGCAATACAACACATATGCTTGTCAGCTTATGGCATTAAAAAATCAGTATGAGTGTATATATGGGCCATTATCAAACTTTGGATCAGCACAAAGTCAGTATCCATTCAGGTGGATAGAAGATCCTTGGCCTTGGGAAATTGAATACTAA
- a CDS encoding manganese catalase family protein, with product MWIYEKKLQYPVKISCKDPRMAQYVMTQLGGPDGELSAALTYLNQRYKMPTKKATALLTDIGTEELAHVEMIQTMIVKLTEDVSIEEIKKMDMGQYYAIRDTAVYPADSTGNPWTASYVSSTGNPVADLYNDMAAEKKAKAVYENLIKLTDDPLLKDSLRFLLDREIVHFKRFGEALRSVEAYNQSKKCY from the coding sequence ATGTGGATCTATGAAAAAAAATTACAATATCCTGTAAAAATAAGCTGTAAAGATCCAAGAATGGCTCAGTATGTTATGACACAGTTAGGAGGGCCTGATGGAGAATTATCTGCAGCTCTAACTTATTTAAATCAAAGATACAAAATGCCTACAAAAAAAGCAACAGCACTTCTTACGGATATCGGAACTGAAGAACTTGCTCATGTTGAAATGATTCAAACTATGATTGTAAAATTAACAGAAGATGTAAGTATAGAAGAAATAAAGAAAATGGATATGGGACAATATTATGCAATAAGAGATACAGCTGTATATCCTGCAGATAGCACTGGAAACCCTTGGACTGCTAGCTATGTTTCATCAACTGGAAATCCTGTAGCAGATTTATATAATGATATGGCTGCAGAAAAAAAAGCAAAAGCTGTTTATGAGAATTTGATAAAATTAACAGATGATCCGTTGTTAAAAGATTCTTTAAGATTTTTATTGGATAGAGAAATAGTGCATTTTAAACGTTTTGGAGAGGCATTACGAAGTGTAGAGGCTTATAATCAAAGCAAAAAATGCTATTAA
- a CDS encoding ABC transporter substrate-binding protein — MKRKTFVYFLILCLSMAVLGTGCGDSSTNTVKETNSNETVEGGKVVMAIEQDMDSLDPHFSAAAGTKEILFNIFEGLMKPDEKGNVIPAVAEDYSISEDGLTYTFKLRKGIKFHNGDFVTVEDVKYSLDRVMGTETGKPLTSDLKNVRSVEIVDDKTILIQLKEVDASLLSKLTVAIVPKSNEKNFTKHPIGTGPFKFVEYLPEQRLVIEKFNDYWKKGIPHLDRVEFRILPDREASLLSFKAGEIDMYPRLPNERVEELGDGFETVSGPQNLVQLMVMNNKRAPFNDIRVRKAINYAVDVDEIIEAVAFGYGSKIGSNMSPVMERYYEDGLDDLYSINIKKAKQLLKEAGYEDGLKVKIAIPSNYQFHVDTGKVIVQQLEKVGIEAKIELVEWGVWLDRIYKGRDYDMTIIAFTGELDPGKMLKKYTSNARNNFMNYKNASYDKLIEKAEKEVDQKKRVQIYKEAQKILAEDAVCVFIMDPQFTMAMKKNIKGYKLYPIYVQDMSSVYYTKY; from the coding sequence ATGAAAAGAAAAACTTTTGTATATTTTTTGATTTTATGCTTGAGTATGGCTGTTTTAGGGACAGGCTGTGGAGATTCTAGTACAAATACTGTGAAAGAAACGAATAGTAATGAAACTGTTGAAGGTGGAAAAGTTGTTATGGCTATAGAACAAGATATGGATTCTTTAGATCCACACTTTTCAGCAGCGGCAGGAACAAAAGAAATATTATTTAATATTTTTGAAGGATTAATGAAGCCTGATGAAAAAGGTAACGTTATTCCAGCAGTAGCTGAAGATTATAGCATATCAGAGGATGGACTGACCTATACATTCAAATTGAGAAAAGGAATAAAGTTTCACAATGGAGATTTTGTAACTGTAGAAGATGTAAAATATTCTTTAGATAGAGTAATGGGAACAGAGACAGGAAAGCCGTTAACATCTGATTTAAAAAATGTTAGAAGTGTAGAAATTGTAGATGATAAGACAATCCTCATTCAATTAAAGGAAGTAGATGCTTCCTTATTAAGTAAATTAACAGTAGCAATTGTGCCAAAGTCAAATGAAAAAAATTTCACTAAGCATCCTATTGGTACAGGACCATTTAAGTTTGTTGAATATTTGCCAGAACAAAGGCTTGTAATAGAAAAGTTTAATGATTATTGGAAGAAAGGTATTCCACATTTAGATAGAGTAGAGTTTCGAATTTTGCCAGATAGGGAGGCTTCATTATTAAGCTTTAAAGCAGGAGAGATTGATATGTATCCTCGTCTTCCAAATGAGCGTGTAGAAGAATTAGGAGATGGATTTGAGACGGTATCAGGACCACAAAATCTTGTACAGCTAATGGTTATGAATAATAAAAGAGCACCTTTTAATGATATACGTGTTCGTAAAGCTATTAATTATGCTGTAGATGTGGATGAAATTATAGAGGCAGTTGCTTTTGGATATGGTTCAAAGATAGGTTCAAATATGAGCCCAGTAATGGAAAGATACTATGAAGATGGATTGGATGATTTGTATTCTATAAATATAAAGAAGGCAAAACAGCTTCTTAAGGAAGCAGGATATGAAGATGGATTGAAAGTAAAGATTGCTATCCCTTCTAATTATCAATTTCATGTAGATACAGGAAAAGTGATTGTTCAGCAATTGGAAAAGGTTGGTATAGAGGCAAAAATCGAACTTGTTGAATGGGGTGTATGGTTAGACCGCATTTATAAAGGAAGAGATTATGATATGACTATTATTGCTTTTACAGGAGAATTAGATCCAGGTAAAATGTTAAAAAAATATACTTCAAATGCAAGAAATAATTTTATGAATTATAAAAATGCAAGCTATGATAAATTGATTGAAAAGGCAGAGAAGGAAGTGGATCAGAAAAAAAGAGTTCAAATTTATAAGGAAGCACAAAAAATCCTAGCAGAGGACGCTGTATGTGTGTTTATTATGGATCCACAATTTACAATGGCTATGAAGAAAAATATTAAAGGCTACAAGCTATACCCTATTTATGTGCAGGATATGTCGTCTGTTTATTATACGAAATATTAG